A genomic segment from Cumulibacter soli encodes:
- a CDS encoding GntR family transcriptional regulator — translation MRRTIDNMVDLLTLPWERLDDSCTIAMRMAAFTARQIVERRFEAGDLLSEGALADSLGVSRTPAREAMLQLESWQLVRLVPKKGAIITSVTSEQRRDLLAVRALFETNAIATIGQDTATLAEDLRAIVEMQRNALAERDILQFASTDYAMHARIIRGGGNSIVDEVLAGLGPRLARLTYQAILDQVGSLEKIFAEHEQLVDLASAGDATKFGSLVRSHINDVHFGPRGAAR, via the coding sequence ATGAGGCGTACGATCGACAACATGGTCGATCTGCTGACACTTCCGTGGGAACGTTTGGACGACAGTTGCACCATTGCCATGCGCATGGCGGCGTTCACGGCACGGCAGATCGTCGAACGGCGTTTTGAGGCGGGAGACCTCTTGAGTGAGGGCGCTCTAGCGGACTCGCTGGGCGTGAGTCGGACTCCGGCTCGCGAGGCCATGCTGCAGTTGGAGAGTTGGCAATTGGTGCGGTTGGTGCCTAAGAAGGGCGCCATCATCACCTCGGTGACCAGTGAGCAGCGCCGTGACTTGCTCGCGGTTCGGGCTCTGTTCGAGACCAACGCGATCGCGACGATTGGCCAGGACACCGCGACCTTGGCAGAGGACCTGCGTGCGATCGTCGAGATGCAGCGCAATGCGTTGGCAGAGCGCGACATCTTGCAGTTTGCGAGCACGGATTACGCCATGCACGCCCGGATCATCCGCGGCGGCGGAAACAGCATCGTCGACGAAGTGTTGGCCGGACTCGGCCCGCGTCTGGCACGATTGACCTATCAGGCGATCCTGGACCAGGTGGGCTCGCTCGAGAAGATTTTCGCGGAGCATGAGCAACTGGTCGACCTCGCCAGTGCCGGTGACGCGACGAAGTTCGGCTCCCTCGTTCGCAGCCATATCAACGATGTGCACTTCGGTCCGCGCGGAGCTGCCCGTTGA
- a CDS encoding ABC transporter ATP-binding protein: MSTRDTLRLRSVDFVRAGRQILTDINLTVRAGEHWALIGPNGAGKSTILSMCGAQQHPTRGTVHVLGHQLGRVEIRKLRESIGHVNPRHPLRTALSVRQAVLTGATGTTELMARWNPDKDLLARADELITTLGLDALDGATWPTMSQGERGRTLIARALITDPQLLLLDEPSTGLDVAAREQLLETVDRLHHSKPELATILVTHHLEELPETTTHAMLIKHGTVLAAGRAEDVLTTELVTESFQHPIQIEHQDGRWLARARRTSVMA; the protein is encoded by the coding sequence ATGAGCACTAGGGACACCCTGCGACTACGGAGCGTCGACTTCGTCCGCGCCGGCCGACAGATCCTCACCGATATCAACCTCACTGTTCGCGCGGGCGAACATTGGGCCCTGATCGGTCCGAACGGCGCAGGGAAGAGCACCATCCTGAGCATGTGCGGCGCGCAGCAGCACCCCACTCGCGGCACCGTGCATGTGCTGGGTCATCAGTTGGGCCGCGTGGAGATCCGCAAATTACGTGAGTCGATCGGCCACGTGAACCCGCGGCATCCGCTGCGCACGGCGCTGAGTGTCCGGCAGGCCGTACTCACCGGAGCGACCGGTACGACCGAACTGATGGCGCGGTGGAATCCCGATAAAGATCTACTCGCCCGCGCCGACGAACTCATCACCACACTGGGCCTGGACGCACTCGATGGCGCGACCTGGCCGACCATGTCTCAAGGCGAACGCGGCCGCACGCTGATCGCCAGAGCATTGATTACCGATCCGCAGTTGTTACTGCTGGATGAGCCGTCGACCGGGCTGGATGTGGCTGCCCGTGAACAGCTCTTGGAAACCGTCGATCGGCTACACCACTCCAAACCCGAGCTCGCGACGATCCTGGTGACCCACCACTTGGAGGAACTACCGGAGACCACCACACACGCGATGCTGATCAAGCACGGCACCGTCCTCGCGGCCGGACGTGCCGAGGATGTGTTGACCACCGAACTCGTGACCG